The Sulfurihydrogenibium azorense Az-Fu1 genome contains the following window.
GAAAAGGTCATTGTAATTCTCTTTAAATTTCTTAAGTGTTATTTTGTAATCACCTTTTCTATAGCTCATAGAAAATATGATGAGAGTTATAAGCTCTACATCAGAGAATTTAGGCTTATTTGTTTTATGTTTATGTTTTATGAGTTTTAGGATTTCATCTGTCAGAATATAAACGTTTATGATATAATCTCTAAAAGTCATGATTTTACCTCCAGTGGTAGTTTTACTTTATGATACCACTGGAGGTTTTTTATTTCATCTTTTTTTCGAATTGGAAATTAGGGTCTATAATTTACAAGTTAAAAATTTGGCATAAATTTTGTGTGTATCTTTAAGAGCTCCTGCTGCTAAACCTTTTTAACCTACCTCCTCCAAAATTTTGGGAGTTAGAGTTAGTCTAACTCCCCTTTTTTGTGTTAAAATATTTAAAAATTTTTAGATTTGGAGGAATCTTTATTGATTAAAGAAAGGCTGTTTACTCCCGGACCTGTACCTTTACCACCACAAGTTATAAAAGCATTAGGTCAACAGATAATCCACCACAGAACACCAGAATTTACAAATATATTCTTACAAACAAGAGAAAAACTCCAAAAACTTTTCAACACAGATAGAGATGTTTTAATGTTTGCTTCTTCTGGAACTGGAGCTATGGAAGCTTCCATAGTAAATTTCTTCAGTGAAAATGACAAAGTTTTAGTTATAAATGCAGGAAAGTTTGGAGAAAGGTGGAGAGATTTAGCCAAAACTTTTAGACTACAAGTGATAGATTACCAAATAGAGTGGGGAAGGACCTACGACAAAGATAAAGTAAGTGAGATTGTGAAAAATAACCCAGATTTAAAAGGTATACTAGTTCAGCATTCTGAAACTTCAACTACAACTTTACACGATTTACAATTTTTATCTCAAATCTCTTCTTCTTTAGAAGATTGTCTATTAGTAGTTGATGGTATTACTTCTGTAGGTGTTTACAAAGTTTTTCCACAAGAAATAGGTATAGATATCCTTGTAACAGGAAGCCAAAAAGCTTTAATGCTTCCTCCGGGTCTTTCTATACTTTATTACAGTGAAAAAGCTGAAAAGAGATTAGAAAAAAGTAATTTACCAAAGTACTACTTTTCCGTAAAAGCAGAAAGTAAAAAACAAGCAAAAGGTCAAACTGCCTACACACCTGCTATAAACCTTATTATTGCACTTAACGAAAGTCTTAACCTTATACTTGAAGAAGGATTAGATAATTTAGAAAAAAGGCATTCTATCTTAGCCCAGATGACAAGGGAAGCTATGAAAGAAATTGGTTTAAAACTACTTTCTGAAAGTCCTTCAAACTCTGCAACAGGTGTATTTACTCCTGAAGGTATAGATGCAGATAAATTTAGAAAGGATTTGTTAAAAATAGGTATAAGAGTAGCTGGTGGACAAGACCATTTAAAAGGTAAGATAATAAGAATAGCCCATATGGGATACTTTGATTACCTTGATATGATAGAAGTTATATCTGCAATAGAGATAGCTCTTTATAAAAACGGTTATAAGGTTGACCTTGGAAAAGGTGTAAAAAAAGCTCAAGAAATATACATAAACAGTGTTTAAGGAGATATAAAAGTGGTTAGAATTATATTTGTAAGACATGCAGAGAGTTTATGGAACCCAATAGGAAGGTATCAAGGAAGACTTGACCCTGAACTAAGTGAAAGAGGTCATAGACAAGCAAAACTCATAGGAAAGGCTTTAAAAAAATACAACCCTTCAGCTCTTTACTCAAGCCCTCTTAAAAGAACATATCAAACCGCAGAGTATATAAGTCAAGAGTTGAATTTACCTATAATAAAAAATCAAGATATTATAGAGATAGACCATGGAGACTGGTCAGGGTTGTTAGTTGAAGAGGTAAAAGAAAAATATCCAGATATGTTTAGACAGTGGATATATCAACCTCACGAAGTTAAGTTTCCAAAAGGAGAGTCTTTAAAAGATGTTTTTGATAGAGTAAAAAAATTTTTATCTGATATGTTATCAAAACATGAAGGAGAAACCATAGTGGTTGTATCCCATACAGTGCCTATAAGAGCCTGTTTAACGGCAGGGTTAAATCTTGATATGGATAAATTCTGGAGTTTTGGTTGTGATAACGCTTCTTATTCAATACTAGACTATGACCCACTAAGACCTATACTTTATAAACTTAACAACACTTACTATCTTGGGGAAGAGTTTGTTCCCGCTTTAGATGCACTTTAAGGGTAAAAAGTTGAAGATAGATTTACCTAAAGGTGTTAGATGTTTTAATGTAGAAGACAGCTTTCTTTTAGACCATATAGAAAAAACTATAGAAAACACTTTTAAAGTTTGGGGATACGATAAAATTACACTTCCTACTATTGAGTATTATGACGTTCATAGTCATATTTTTTCTCCTGATATAAGAAAAAATCTTTTTAGAATTATAGATAGATTTGAAGGTGAAATACTTATCCTAAGAGTAGACTTTACAACCCAGATAGCAAGGTATGTTGCATCTTTAAAAGATAAAGATTTTCCTATAAGACTCTACTACTGTGGAGATGTATTTAGATACACTGTTCCAAAAGGTGATAAACTTTACGAAAGAAAACAGATAGGTATAGAATTGATAGGTGTCTCTCAGCTGGAAGCTGATGCGGAAGTTTTAGCAGTTGCAACCTCTTCATTGAAAAATTTGGGAATAGAAAACTTTCAGATAGATATAAACAACATAAAACTATTTCAAGTGTTAAAACAGCTTTTAAACCTTTCTCAAAATGAATATCAAGAGTTTTTAAGTTGTATTAAAAACAGAGAAATTTATAAGTTAGAAAGTTTCGTACAACATTTAAACATAGATAAAAAGCTAAAGAGTTTTATAATCTCTTTACCTACCTTAAATGGAAGTATTGATATGATAAAAGCTCAAGCAGATCAGCTTAAAGATTATCCCGCTATTTATCAAGTTTTACAAGAATTTATTAAAATATACACAATTTTACAAGAATACGACCTTCATAAACATGTGTTTTTTGATTTATCAGAACCAAGAGAGTTTGATTACTATACAGGTATGGTTTTTGAGATTTTTATAAAAGATTTTCCTAAACCTGTTGGTTATGGTGGAAGGTACGATAGACTACTAAGCATGTATAACGATGATTATCCAGCTACAGGTTTTGCTTTTGATACTCTCTATCTCTTTGATTACTTAAAAAAGTTAACTTTAGATTTAAAACCCCAAAAAGATTATTACATAATAGATACGACTGAGGATAAAACTTTGGCTTATCAAATAGCTAAGTATCTAAGAGAAAAAGGTTTTTCTGTTGCAAGGGATATAGTAAAAAGAGAAGTTGAAAAATCCATGGATTTTGCATTTAAAAACGGTTTTAAGAAAGTGATAGTTATAACACTTGAAAATTCAGACAAAAAGGTTTATATTTTTAACAATAAAAAAGAAAAAGAAGAGTTAAATCTTGAGGGTATTTTCAAGTAAAGGTAGTTCTTTAGGAATTATCTTTATCTGAAAGTATCCAGATAGTGCCTTAGGGTACTAAATATTTTTTAAGGAGTTTTAGTATGGAAGTAGGAGACAGAAAAGTTGTGTCTTTTGAGTACACTCTCAAAGACAAAGAAACTGGAGAAGTGCTTGATGCAAGTGCAGGTCAACCACTAACATTTTTAACAGGTGTAGGAGAAATAATCCCCGGTTTAGAGTCAAGAATGCAGGGTATGAAGCAAGGAGAAAAAAGAGTTATAGAAGTACCGGCAGAGGAAGCTTACGGCTTACCTGACCCAAACTTAATTCAGAAAGTTCCAAGAGAGTATTTCCAAGGTATTAACCTTGAAGTTGGATTACCTTTACAAGCTCAAACTCCAGAAGGGCAAATTATTAGTATGGTTGTAGTCGATTTTGATGAAAATACTGTTACAGTAGATTTAAACCATCCTTTAGCTGGTAGAGACTTAGTGTTTGAGATTGAAGTTGTAAATGTTAGAGAAGCTACTCCAGATGAGATATTACATGGACACGCTCACGGAATAGGTGGTCATCATCACTAATAAAAAAGGGGGGTTAACCCCTCTTTTTTAACTTTTTTTGACATTCATTACATATTCCAAAAATCTCAAGTCTGTGGTAATAAGGTTTAAATTTAAACTTTTTACAGACTTTATTTTGGATTTTTTCTATTTTTTCGTCGTGAAACTCAATTATTTTTCCACAAGATAAACATACTAAATGATCGTGATGTTCTTTTAAATTTACTTCGTAATAAGTTTTATTACCGTGTTTTATAACTTCGTTTATAAGTCCAAGCTCTTTTAAAATAGATAAAGTTCTATAAACTGTTGCTCTTGAGGCTTTAATCCCTTTATTTTTAAGTTTGTAAGCAAGTTCTTCTATCTCAAAATGCCCTTTTATTTCTAAAAGCTTGTTAATTATATTTTTTCTTTGTTTTGTTAGCTTTAGATTTTTTTCTTTTAGTAATATCTCAATTTGCTCGGTATTCATATTACTCACCTCTTGTCAGGTCTTTTTAAAGTAAAGATATTTTCTAAAGATACATAGCAATAGTCAGCTCCCCCTAACCTTCCTACAATTTTTAGTTTTTTGTTATCCACATAGCCTTTTTCATTTAAGAGGTTGTCATCTATATGGTATTTCAAAATCTCTCCAAAAATAAGTCCCATGTCAGCTATTTCTATAATCATGTATTTTCTACACTCTATGTTAATAGGGGATTCTTTTATTCTTGGTGCTTTTACTATATCTGAGGGTACAGGTGTTAATTCTGCTTCTTTAAACTCATCTATTTTTTCGTCAAAAGCTACAGCTGTAATATTCATTTTTTCTACTAAATCGTATGTGACAACATTTATAACAAACTCTCCTGTTTCTTCAATATTTTTCCAAGTATCTTTTTTTCTTTCATTATCTTTTTTACCAATAGATACCGCTATTAAAGGGGGAGATGACGATATTCCCATATAAAAGCTAAATGGTGCAATGTTGTATATGCCTTCTTTAGATACTGTTGAAATCCATGCAATAGGTCTTGGAGCTATTGTACTTATCATTAACTTATATATCTGGTCTTCTGATAAATTTTTTACATCAACAACCATTTTAAAATTCTCCTATCTCTTTTGAATGTTTAATATAAAAGCTTTCTATGTAATCTACAACTTCATCTATGTTATCCATTATTTTAAATATATTTAAGTCTTCTTCATCTATATAATTATTAGCTACCACTTTTGATTTTAACCACTGTAAAAGTCCATCCCAGTAATCACTTCCAAAAAAAATCACAGGAAAAGGTTTTAACTTTTTGGTTTGAATTAAAGTTAATGTCTCAAAAACCTCATCTAAGGTTCCATATCCCCCGGGGAAGAGTACAAAACCTGTAGCGTACTTGACAAGCATAACTTTTCTTGCAAAGAAATAGTTAAAGTTTAACGTTAATGTTAAATATGGGTTGGGCTTTTGCTCTTTTGGTAGTTTGATGTTGAGACCTATAGAGTTTCCTCCTGCTTCAAAAGCTCCTCTATTGGCAGCTTCCATTATTCCTGGACCTCCTCCCGTGACTATCGTAAAACCTTTCTTTGCTAGTTTAAATCCAAGTTGTCTTGCAGAATCGTAGTATTTGTCCCCTTCTTTTACCCTTGCAGACCCAAAGATAGTTACACTTGGCTGGTAATCTGGCATTACTTCAAAGCCATCTATAAAGTCTCCGATAATTTTAAAAAGTCTCCAAGATTCTTCTTTTTTTAGTTCATTTATTATGTAGTTATTCATTCTGTAGCTCCTTGTACTTTGTACTTTTTGGATAAAGTATCTTTGCTATAATTATAGAAATTTCATAGAATAAAATCAATGGAATAGCCAGCATCAACTGACTAAAAACATCTGGAGTTGGTGTAAGTACAGCTGCAACTATAAAAGCAATTACAATAAAGTATGGTCTTGCTTTTTGTAAAAACTCTGGAGTTACTAAACCAAGTCTTGCGAGTAATGATAAAACAACAGGAAGCTCAAAGGTTAATCCAAAAGCTAAAATCATTCTCAAAACAAAAGATATATATTCTTTTACAGAAAATATAGCCTCAGCTCCAAGTTGGATATTACCAAAGTTAATAAAAAATCCTATTGCTATAGGTAGAACAAGATAAAATGAAAACAAACATCCAATAGCAAAAAACAATGTTGTAAAAAATACAAACGGTACTGCCAACTTTTTTTCATGTTCATACAAAGCAGGTTCAATAAACTTCCATATTTGGTAGAAAACAAAAGGTGAAACCAGTATAAACCCCGCTAAAAATGATATTTTAAAAGCTGTGAAGAAAGGTTCAGTAGGTGAGAGAAAGTACAGTTTTAGATTAGGGTTAACTTTTAAAAGAGGCTGTTTTAAAAGTTCGAATATGTAGTTTGCCTTAGTGAAGGCTATTACAGTTCCAATTATTAAAGCAAGGACTATTCTAATAAGTCTTGTTCTTAACTCTGCAAGATGCTCTGTTATTGGAGCTTCTGGAAGTTGCTGATTCTCCATCTTATACCTCTTTTGATTCTTTTTTAAAGCTTACCTTTTCTCTTACCACTTCTTTTTTATCTTCAGGCTTTTTTATCTCTTTTTCAAACTCTTCATCAAACGAACTTTTTGAAGTCTCTTGAGGTTTAACTTGGTTAAAATCATCTATTTTAATATCTTTTTGTATACTTTTAACAGAGGATATATCATTTACTACAGAAGATTTTACTTCATCAACAGAAGATTTAATCTCTCTATAAAATTTACCTAAAGCTTTTGCTACTTCTGGTAATCTTTGAGGACCTAAAACTATTAAGGCTACAACCATTATCAATAAAAGCTCTTGTAAACCTATACCAAACATAATTTTATCCTCCTTAAAAATCAAGTCCTATACTAAACTCTATTCTGTATCCACTTTCTCCTGGCTTTCTGTCTAACTTCTTTGCATAATCTAAAATAAGTGAACCTGCAGGAGTTGGAACATAAATACCTATTCCAGCTGTCTTTCTAAATTTATGACTTTTATACTCTTTAAAGTCTGTATAAACATTTCCTAAATCGTAAAATGTAAGTAGATATATATTATACTTTGGATAGACTAAAAATCTTAAATCGTTGTTTATAAGGATAAAACTGTTTCCTCCAATTCCTTTTTCCCCTGCTACTTCATCTATACCAAAACCTCTCAAAGAAGATATACCACCTAAAAAGTATCTTTCTGAGATAGGTAAGGTGTTATTATTTTTAAATATATAACCTGTTGAAAATCTTGGGGAGAAGACTAAATAGTTGAAAAACTCACTGTACAACCTTAAAGAAAGTTCTCCGGAATAATAGTCTATATCTTTAAAAGATTTAGATATTTTAGATATAAACAGATAACCTTTTTTAGGGTCAATTTTGGAGTTTCTATGGTCGTCAGTTAAAGATAAGGATATTTTAAATTGAGAATAGCTTTTTACTGGGCTTGGTAAGGTTAGTTTATCTAAAGAACTATCTTTACTTTCAAAAGTAATCCTTAACCTTACAAATTTATTGTGAAACTTTTCAATAAAAAAGTCAAACCCTTGTGAAGAAAGGTTAAAGTATCTTCTATACTGTATGTTTTTATATGGAGATATAAAAGAGGTTAAACCGTAAGGAAGGAGTCTACTACCAAAACTAAGTCTGTAGTTTGTTTGGAAGTTTGATCTTTCTAAGTAGATAGAGCTCTCTAATCCATAACTGAAAAGATTTTTAAGTATTAACGCAGCTGATACCTTAAACTGTTGGTCTGTACTATAACCTACGCTACCTTGTAGTAGGCCTCTTTTGTCATCGTGTAGTATTAAAGCTTTGTCTAAGACTTTCTCTTCCTCGTTTTTTAAAAATACAGGGTTTATATAATCAAAGAGTCTCGAATCATAGAGTCTATTAATCGCTACATCTACTACTTTAGAGTCAAATGTATCTTTTTCCCTCAGCTGCCATTTTACTACTTTAGGGTTTAGATAATTACTTCCGTATATAAATGTTATACCGTTTTTATAGATAGAGCCTTTTTCATACACAAAGTCAGCTATTACTTCTACTTTATCTTCTTTCTCTTGAGTTATTACGTTGAGCAGCACATCACCATCTAAAAATCCATCTTCTTGAAGACTTTTCTTTAAGGTTTTCTGTATCTCTACTATTTCTTTTGGGTCGTAAATCTTAGGTAGTTTAACTTCAATTTTTGTTTTATAGTTTTCTTGATTTATTTTTGTAAGTATGTACTGTTTTCCTTTGTAGAATGATATTTCTACATCAACTAAACCATTATCTTTAACATTTTCTTTTATAGAGTAGTTTACAGAAAGATAACCTTTTGAGTAGAAGTCTTCTTCCCTTTTTTCTAAAAATTCTTTTAACTCTCTTTGGTTGTAGTAATTACTTAGTATCTTTTTAACACCATCCATAATTCCGGGAGTATCTGTTTTGACTTCCAATTTATCAACTTTATACCTTTGTCCCTCTTCTATGTTTATGTTTATTATAGAAAAAAGTGAATAAAGACCTTGATAAAGGTCTTCTGACTCTGAAACTTCGTAAGAAACATCTACATCCAAAAATCCTTGTCCTTTGTAAAACTCGATAATGTTTTCTTTGGATTTATTTAACTGGTAGTGGTTAAAGCCGTTTTCTTCAAGGGTTAAGAGTTTTCTTAATTCATTTTCGTTAAAAGCTTTGTTTCCTTTAAAGTTAACAGTGTACTTTGTCCCAAAGTTTATTGCTACATAGAGGTTTGCATAGTTTTCATTTACTTGCTCTATATCTTGTAAATTAACAAAAGCATCGTAATAGCCACCTTTTCTAAGGAAAGATAAAAGATTTTCTATCTTTTTTTCTATCTCATCAAAGTATAAGTAATCTCCTTTTTTTAATTTAAGAACCTTTAGAAAGGTTATTCTATCAAGCTCTGAAATACTTTGGTCTGACAAGAAAATTATATCGTTTAACTTTGTTTTTTTACCTTCGTTTATTTTCAAGTTTATAGTGGCATAACCATCTGGAGTATAGTTAGAGGTTATATCTACAGTTGTAAAAAGAAAACCTTTATCGGCATAGAACTGTCTTATTCTTAATGGTATAGTTTGAAGTAGAGATGTGTCAAAAGTGTAATTTTCGTTTAAGCCTGTAATTGCTTTTATCTCTGATTTCCAAAAACTTTTATTTCCAGATATATTTAAAGTTTTAAGTGTTGGTTTTTTTTCTAAAAATATTTTATTATCCTTTATCTCTATACTTTCAAAATCGTTTGTTTGTTCAAACAGTGTTTTTAAAAGCTCTAAATCTTTTGTTTTTTCGTACACTTCCAAAGCATTGTTTTTAGGGAGCTTATAGTTAGAGATTATAACATCATCACTACAGTAAGCAACCGTCCAAAAAAGCATCAATGTAAAGACAATAAAACGATATACCATTAACTCTCCGTATGTCTAAAATCATTTAAAATCTGTTAATAAATTATAATATTATTGTACTTGGAATTTTTTTATGAGGTAAAGTAGTGCAAAGAAGGAACACTAACCAAAGAAAGATTATATACGAGATAGTTAAAAGTACTAATATACATCCGACTGCAGACTGGATTTATGAAAAGGCAAGACTTTACATTCCAAACATCAGTTTAGGTACTGTTTACAGAAATTTAAAGATTTTAAAAGAGGAAGGTTTCATCACTGAGATAAACGATGGAAAACAAAGTAGGTTTGATGCAAGGACTGATAGACATTACCACTTTAAATGTGTAAAATGTGAAAGTATCTACGATATAGGCCTTGATATGGTACATATCAATATGGATTTAAAGAAACTTTCAAGGAAAGGGTTTAAGGTAAAAGATGTAAACATAGATATAGAAGGTGTATGTCCAAAATGTGCTAAAGGAGAGAAACTTGAGAAGAATAGTTAGCCCTATAAATTTTAGACCCGATAGACTTCCCCCAGGACAACATTGGACAGATAAGCTTATTATTCTTGGAATATCAGACCCTCCTGAATTGGATTTATCTCAGTATAGACTTAAGATATTTGGAGAAGTTGAAAAACCAGTTGTTTTAACTTGGGAAGATATAATGGATTTAGAGCCTGTTGAACTTGTTGCTGACTTTCACTGTGTAACAAGATGGAGCTGTAAAGATGTTGTGTGGCAAGGCTTTCACGTAGATGAGATAAAAAAGTTAGTTAACATAAAACCAACTGCTAAATCGGTTATGATACACTCTTTAGATGGGTATACAACTAACATTCCTATAGAGTACTTTTTTGATGAAGATGTAATTTTTGCTTATAAACTTTTTGGAAAACCTATACCACCGGACAACGGATACCCACTAAGACTGATAGTCCCAAAACTGTACTCTTGGAAAAGTGCAAAGTTTGTAGCTGGTATTGAGTTTATGCCAGAGGACAGACCCGGCTTTTGGGAGATGAGAGGTTATCATATTTTAGGAGACCCTTGGAAAGAACAAAGATACTCATATTGATGGAGGTTTGGAATGGTAAAGTTAAAAGTAGTTGTAGATAGGACTTTATGTGAAGGCATTGGAGTATGTGTTCCAGAAGCTCCTAAATATCTAATTTTAGATAAAAGACATAAAGCAGTAATATTAGAACCGGGTAAAGATAAAGAAAAATTATTCCAAGAAGTTGCAGAAAAGAAAAGACAAGAAGTTGTTTTAGAGCTATCAGATGATGAATCTGAAGATATGTTTAGAGCTGCTGAGGCTTGTCCTGTAAAAGCTATATTTATTTACGACCCTGATACTGGAGAACAACTATACCCTTAGGAGATAATTATGCTTGACAAAATATATGGTATATACGAAAGAAACGTAAAAGTATTGCTGATACTTATACCAGCTATACTCTTTGCAGTGATGGCTTATTTATATATTAAAGCTGGATAACTACTCTATATTCTGAACTTGTTGACGGATTTTTTCCAGTTGCGTTTTCATCTCTACAGTGTAATTGCTAAAGTCTGGCATTTTGTTTCCAAGAGTGTTTATCTCTCTGTGCATCTCCTGACACAAAAAGTCTAACTTTCTACCTATAGGTTTATCTAACTTGATTAGCTGGTAAAACCTTTCTAAATGGGTTTTTAATCTTATTACTTCTTCTGTGATATCTATTTTGTCTGCAAGGAGTGTAGCTTCTATAAATGCCCTTTCTGAGTAGTTTTCTCCAAGGAGCTGTTTTACTTTTTGGTATATTCTTTCTTTTGCCTTTTCTAAGATAACTTCCTTTTCTTTTTCTATTTTTTCTGTAAAGTCTTTTATTATTTTTAATCTACTTTCTATGTCCAAAATTAGCTTATCTCCTTCTCTCTTTCTTTCTTGTTTTAAAAGTGAGATACTTTCTTTTACTGTATTTAGTACATCTTCTTTTAGCTGGTTTGGTAGTTCTTCAGAGTTGTTTGAGTTTAGTTGATAACTTAAGATATCATAGATTTTATCGTCTGTAAGGTTTAAGTTTAGATTGTTTACTAAGTCTTTTATTTGAGATAGAATGATTTTTAATTTTTCTACATCTAAAACATTAGATAGATTTTGGTAAGTTATATTTATAACAACTTGAAAAGTTCCCCTTTCAAAACTTTCTTGAAAAAGTTTTCTAATATCTAAATCTAAGTACATTACAACATTTTTATCCCCTTTTAAAGACAAATCAAAACCTTTACTATTTAAAGATTTTACACTTACAGATATCTCATAGTCTGGAAAGGTTTTTTTTACAAAAGTAAATCCTGTCATACTGTATGGCATAATTACACCTCAATTCCAAAAAAGTATTGGACTATTTTACCAAAAGTAAAAGATGTAGCAGCTGCAAAAGATGCTGCGAGAATCATCTCTGTTATTTTTTTCTTAATAGAAATACCAGAAAATATAGCTACAAAAGAAGCTACAAAACTAAGTATCAACATCGCAAAAACCAAAGAAAAACCAAGAGCTACAAAAGAATTACCAAATAAGAAAAACGGTAAAACTGGGAAAATTACACCAAGTAAGTAAGAAAATCCCGTAAAAAATCCAGATTTTATCTCATTTTCTTCTACTTCTTTTTGAAATACACTTGATAAACTTACATTTTCTTTTTTTAACTTTTCTACCACTTCCTTAACTACATTATCAGGAATATCACTTTCTTTTAGTTTTTCTTCAAAAAGTTCATAACTTTTCTCTGGGAAAATATCCATTATTATTTTGTTCCTTTCGTTAAATGCTTCACTTATCTGTCTCTGAGACCGTACCGATATGTAAGCTCCTATACCCATAGACAAACTTCCAGCTATACCTACTACACAACCGCTGATACCTACT
Protein-coding sequences here:
- a CDS encoding pyridoxal-phosphate-dependent aminotransferase family protein, with translation MIKERLFTPGPVPLPPQVIKALGQQIIHHRTPEFTNIFLQTREKLQKLFNTDRDVLMFASSGTGAMEASIVNFFSENDKVLVINAGKFGERWRDLAKTFRLQVIDYQIEWGRTYDKDKVSEIVKNNPDLKGILVQHSETSTTTLHDLQFLSQISSSLEDCLLVVDGITSVGVYKVFPQEIGIDILVTGSQKALMLPPGLSILYYSEKAEKRLEKSNLPKYYFSVKAESKKQAKGQTAYTPAINLIIALNESLNLILEEGLDNLEKRHSILAQMTREAMKEIGLKLLSESPSNSATGVFTPEGIDADKFRKDLLKIGIRVAGGQDHLKGKIIRIAHMGYFDYLDMIEVISAIEIALYKNGYKVDLGKGVKKAQEIYINSV
- the tatB gene encoding Sec-independent protein translocase protein TatB; translated protein: MFGIGLQELLLIMVVALIVLGPQRLPEVAKALGKFYREIKSSVDEVKSSVVNDISSVKSIQKDIKIDDFNQVKPQETSKSSFDEEFEKEIKKPEDKKEVVREKVSFKKESKEV
- a CDS encoding FKBP-type peptidyl-prolyl cis-trans isomerase; translation: MEVGDRKVVSFEYTLKDKETGEVLDASAGQPLTFLTGVGEIIPGLESRMQGMKQGEKRVIEVPAEEAYGLPDPNLIQKVPREYFQGINLEVGLPLQAQTPEGQIISMVVVDFDENTVTVDLNHPLAGRDLVFEIEVVNVREATPDEILHGHAHGIGGHHH
- the hisZ gene encoding ATP phosphoribosyltransferase regulatory subunit, whose product is MKIDLPKGVRCFNVEDSFLLDHIEKTIENTFKVWGYDKITLPTIEYYDVHSHIFSPDIRKNLFRIIDRFEGEILILRVDFTTQIARYVASLKDKDFPIRLYYCGDVFRYTVPKGDKLYERKQIGIELIGVSQLEADAEVLAVATSSLKNLGIENFQIDINNIKLFQVLKQLLNLSQNEYQEFLSCIKNREIYKLESFVQHLNIDKKLKSFIISLPTLNGSIDMIKAQADQLKDYPAIYQVLQEFIKIYTILQEYDLHKHVFFDLSEPREFDYYTGMVFEIFIKDFPKPVGYGGRYDRLLSMYNDDYPATGFAFDTLYLFDYLKKLTLDLKPQKDYYIIDTTEDKTLAYQIAKYLREKGFSVARDIVKREVEKSMDFAFKNGFKKVIVITLENSDKKVYIFNNKKEKEELNLEGIFK
- a CDS encoding flavin reductase family protein yields the protein MVVDVKNLSEDQIYKLMISTIAPRPIAWISTVSKEGIYNIAPFSFYMGISSSPPLIAVSIGKKDNERKKDTWKNIEETGEFVINVVTYDLVEKMNITAVAFDEKIDEFKEAELTPVPSDIVKAPRIKESPINIECRKYMIIEIADMGLIFGEILKYHIDDNLLNEKGYVDNKKLKIVGRLGGADYCYVSLENIFTLKRPDKR
- the pspA gene encoding phosphoserine phosphatase PspA; translated protein: MVRIIFVRHAESLWNPIGRYQGRLDPELSERGHRQAKLIGKALKKYNPSALYSSPLKRTYQTAEYISQELNLPIIKNQDIIEIDHGDWSGLLVEEVKEKYPDMFRQWIYQPHEVKFPKGESLKDVFDRVKKFLSDMLSKHEGETIVVVSHTVPIRACLTAGLNLDMDKFWSFGCDNASYSILDYDPLRPILYKLNNTYYLGEEFVPALDAL
- the tatC gene encoding twin-arginine translocase subunit TatC, encoding MENQQLPEAPITEHLAELRTRLIRIVLALIIGTVIAFTKANYIFELLKQPLLKVNPNLKLYFLSPTEPFFTAFKISFLAGFILVSPFVFYQIWKFIEPALYEHEKKLAVPFVFFTTLFFAIGCLFSFYLVLPIAIGFFINFGNIQLGAEAIFSVKEYISFVLRMILAFGLTFELPVVLSLLARLGLVTPEFLQKARPYFIVIAFIVAAVLTPTPDVFSQLMLAIPLILFYEISIIIAKILYPKSTKYKELQNE
- a CDS encoding Fur family transcriptional regulator translates to MNTEQIEILLKEKNLKLTKQRKNIINKLLEIKGHFEIEELAYKLKNKGIKASRATVYRTLSILKELGLINEVIKHGNKTYYEVNLKEHHDHLVCLSCGKIIEFHDEKIEKIQNKVCKKFKFKPYYHRLEIFGICNECQKKLKKRG
- a CDS encoding TIGR00730 family Rossman fold protein, which produces MNNYIINELKKEESWRLFKIIGDFIDGFEVMPDYQPSVTIFGSARVKEGDKYYDSARQLGFKLAKKGFTIVTGGGPGIMEAANRGAFEAGGNSIGLNIKLPKEQKPNPYLTLTLNFNYFFARKVMLVKYATGFVLFPGGYGTLDEVFETLTLIQTKKLKPFPVIFFGSDYWDGLLQWLKSKVVANNYIDEEDLNIFKIMDNIDEVVDYIESFYIKHSKEIGEF